cgtgatcatgaataCACTTTTGAAATTTGACGtatgacatgaaagcagcgagttgaattactcgtgatcatgaataCAGTATGACATGAAAGAGCGAGTTGgattactcgtgatcatgaataCACTTTTGAAATTTGACGtatgacatgaaagcagcgagttgaattactcgtgatcatgaataCAGTATGACATGCAAGAGCGAGTTGgattactcgtgatcatgaataCACTTTTGAAATTTGACGtatgacatgaaagcagcgagttaaattactcgtgatcatgaataCATATTTATTATATGAGTTGGGTTGAGTGGTAAAGGTTGAGATTGGGtgtgtttacttgagttaaaacaTTTGTGAGATAATAAATCAACCGTTCTTTTcctttactcatacgggctgtcaaaagcttaccaggttttgtgttgttgcaatcccggtacactattcaaacggtgtagcgggtaatcctacaggtcaggagaatcgggAAGGTGATCAGGCTGCTTAGAGTAGTGGTATTTGAGTTACAGCATTATTGTGAGGTTGTTATGCTCATTTGAGCTTACATTTAAATTTGgagagagtgtgctgtaatattaaactcttgaggatttggtttatgtattaTTGAGTGATGTGAGGTGTGATTatttctgagaaaaaaattcagaacgtttatTTGTTGTAGTTGTTTAATTCATGTCTCGGATTTGAatcctttattaaaaaaattcggggcgtgacaattttgtttacgaaaaattcatagtaaaatactaaaactcaatctcaataatcaaaatttaataatcaaaatccaaaactaatattcaaagaacaaaatccaaaatagtctttcaaaatgattcacttatttgggttttaggcctttgggtctaggattcaatatggtaatatatcattttgagaatcaaattataattggagatttagaacttacttataaaagactacccacaaataaataaatatatatatatatatatattatgtatgtaaatttaaatttgttttcctattatatttaatacatactAGTCTGTTCGGATTTCGCggtttaaataaaagaaaaaccaaaccaagccaATTCATAAACAGTTTGGTTCGATAATGAACTGGCTTTTATATTTTAAcgctaaaaaaccttaaccaaccATATTTACAGATCCGTTTCGAccggtttggccggtttgtaccCTGTTTTGCATACccctatatagttttataatttacataaaacaattaagtaaaaataataatttctatacatggaccatcatttaatacaaaagtaaattcaaaacaatctgatttggaattttcttaaactaaattaattgaatattatgatatagttattactcaatcttccaacccaaaacccttgaaatccttcttttagcaaattcaaagagaTTCTAGCAATGtatcaagatcaagaaccaaccctctgattaattttggtagaggtactcataagagagcaatatcatgtgattttgattcattattcttctcatggttgaagatagagataaaaagtagagtacaGATTattgtatttcatattcactagtacaaaaattgaatcagacgatggctaaaaactgtcgtctgatgcggAGCTGACTGTTGTATATTTCgctgtcgtctgatgaaacatgatttagagaacTGCCGTCTGAAGAACTCGGCATGCATGTCGATAGCATGTCGACAGACTGTTGATAGCTTGTCGACATCATTAACGGTCGTGTGAAGGTCACTCAGACGACAGGCAACTTAAgaacccgttgtgtgattgtgattcagaagtcttttttttttataactgttgtgtgactaTTATTCACACAACTATTTTGTGATAGCATCCGTGATTTGTATTAAtctcaaacaacagtttttattttgtggctATTGTGAATATTATGCTGTGCTTTGAGACGACATATTGAGCTTTTAACGTTGTGTTATAACATGTTGGACAATGCTTTCCATTTATTCTTGATGTCTAATTGTTACAAAATTTATAACAATCAAATTAATTCAAATCCCACCACATATTAAATGAATTCAGTAAATTGATATCAAACATAATTATTTCCCAAATATTCATACACTAATGTAGGAGGGTCATTTGTACATTTGCCTTCTTTCTCTGTATCTATCAACTTTTGCTCTTTTCTACATTATACAATGCCGAGTACATTGGAGCTCCATGTCTACAAGTTGAGCTACTGTCTGTGATCCTTAGGACAAGCCTGGTGCTTGCCATGTTGCTTAGCCTGGTGTTGGCACTAGTAAGAATGGGCAACCAATACTCTTGTCCAAGAGCAATTGGGGAACAGGCTGTCCCCTTCTTTGCTAAGAAGAGATTTGTGCTGTGTGAACCAAATTAAGTTTCCCATTTTTCCTGCAGACAATGCAAAGACTTTAATGTACATTATGCATTTCTAGAAAAGTACTCCATCAGCTACTATGTAAACCTCTGTCCTCTACTAACTCATATGAATCACAAGTACTAAAATGAATTGTCTAACAATATATGAGAGTAAATGTAAGACATGATTGGTCGATTAAAATTGTACCTTAGTAGTGGTGAAATAATTTCACTTTGCAAAAACAGTTCCCAAAAATCTCATTCTAGTCTGGAACATATATACAAAAAATCATAATCAACGTCATATGTCTTTCCTTCAACAACCATCTAACCAAATAACATCAAGACTCATGCCGAAAGAATACTCAAATTAAGTAATGTATAACCAGCCAACAGTTCAAGTACCAGATTCTGGACCGAAACAAAAGTACCTAAGCAGATGTATTTAGCTAGAGGAGACTGCAAAACCTCGGCATTTGGACCGATATGGAACTGTTGTTGATAGGTTGACTTAGCTGAAGGGCTTCTCCAGGTATCTTGATGTACTTATCAATTTCCTTTTAGGCTATATTTGCTGCAATTGAGATCTCCTGCCATATCAAACCACAACCCATTGGTAAGAACTTAATGAGTAACTGAAATGGCTGCAAAATTCAAGGACACAAGAGGGGTACAGCTATCGGGAAAGCAACTAAACCAATGGCCTCTATGATTTGAAATCAGATGTAGTTGACAGTACAACTGAAAGATCCTCGAAAGGTGAATGCAAAAAAAGGAATAGGATCACAGGGATTGGTAAGCTACAAACATGTTTATCACCACACAGTAGCAACTGAACTTAAGAATTAAACCAAGAATAAGAAAGCTTCTGTTTCCAGTATCAACTTTTATGCACTATAGTAAATTGAAAAGACATACTAATATCAAAAAGCAATGTTTATGTGCTCTGAACTTTACATGAAACAGATATTTATGCCCTTTGAATTTGATAACAAATTAAGAGAACGAAAAGAAAAGCAATGTTTTTAAGTAAGCATAAAACTAAAGTGTTTTCGACAAAAACTGAAAGCACACACTGATTTTTACTAATGAAATAGAAATATTGTAAAATATGAAAGATTTCAATACCATGAAAATAACGACGTTAAATTTGCTCTAATTTTGATATGTACCTCTTTCAAAAGAAACACAAACTGATTCCCCGTCCTCTCTTTCTCACTGCAAAAGGAAACCCCATAAAACAATTACATCAGACTCTACTAATCAGatagattaaaaaaaatccTCCAACTTCCAAGCAATTATAGAAACAATTCCAACAGCTAATTCCCATGCTCACTCATAATATTCTAGCAAAATTGCACAAATCATATATCTGCCATCTACCAAGTCAACCTCAGATCTTAATCACcacccaaatatatatatatatatacacacacacacacacacacacacacacacacacacacaaagaagGCCCAATTTATTATTGCACATTGAGAAAATGGAAGCAAAAGTAGCAGACCAATAATACAGATCAAAAGAGAAGACACAGACCTTACAGCAGCAGCAAGTGAaatctgcatacaaaatcaATCCCAATAATTTTTAAGCATCGCAACAGATAACACTGCATCATGAACATGAAGAATGAACACTTTCCACAAAACCAcaaacaataaaaaagaaaaagaaaattaaaacctGCCCCTGAACTCAAAAGGAAGACACAAATTCAACAAAACAGAAATTTAATTACTTGATCAACCAATTGCAGCACCTTTACCTTGACATAATCTTTTTTCATCAATGTTACTACCCCGTAGAGTCAATAAGCAATTGATTATCAGAATATTCCTGATTCGCTTGGATAGACTGATTGTTGACCGTAGGAGATGGTAacattaatgaaaaaaaaaagtgaaaaaagcAGCTGGTCGGTCAATGCATTCACACATGCATGAAACAATCTGCCGAATCTAACTACTTCTCATATCTAATTCCACAAAACACAGTTGAAATGGAAAACCACACAGAAcccacataaaaaaaataaaaatataaaaagccAAATCTCCCACAAGCTGCCATACAGATGTTCCACTGAATGTGTAGAGAGCCTTGTTTATATGCATATCTGAAAACATGGAAGTAGATAGTTTAGAAACAAACACAACACAGCGACTTTGATGGTTGCTGCTATATACAAGAAAATTATGAACAAGTCCCTTACCAAATAAATTCAAGGCAAGGCCTAGACTACGACAGACGTGGATGACATAGTCTAGTGCAGAACTCTGTTCTGATGACCTTAAAATGGTTAATGATGTGACCGTAATGCAAACCAACCAAGCAGGTAATTAACAATGGCCATCAATAATAGATATGTCACAGTTATCATCAATGCCGAAACCGTGAGAAAGAGGTCACATACATTCAAAATTGAGCATATAGATATGATAAGAAATGAAGCAGAAAACTAAAAGAACGAAAAGGTGATTACTACTTACAACTAAAGTTTATACTTCCTGAGCGGAGATGATCTTGAACTAACAGTACCATCACCCTTTAGCCAAATCTCGCACAAGGCAGCTACTAAATATTCTATTGCAATTCTCACAATAACTCACATGTGAGTGGTGAATTTGATTTTGTGAGAAGGGGTGTAAGCCAGTAGCATGCAAAATTTCTCCAAGGCAGGACAACTAAGTACTAGCTTGGAAACGTAAACGAGAGGAGCAAGGTACTAGTCATATTTTCTTATGATGTGAATCAAGGTAGTTTCTAAcaacaaaggaaaaagaaaaaataaaaatgaaccATACAGGCAGTTGGTCAAAGTCATTTTGGTTGTTTGGTCCCTTACCTCTGACAGATAGAACACCTTTCCAAATAGGGCTTGAACAACTAATTTTCTTTTGAAACCCCGTTCAGTATAACCTGCCATATCCATTACAATTGGGCTTGCAAGTTGCAAACAAGCAGTCAGCAACTGATAGCACAATTTTGCAATGAATTTTTCTGACTTTTAATTCCATATATGTTTATTAGAAAGCTAAAGGAGCAAATAGTACAATGTACCTTGGCAGTACACGTATCAAATTAAGTGCAATGCCTTGCTAACAAcacaaaaaatccaaaacattaACAGATGACAACTATAGAATGATATATGGAGAAGTCATGAAAAGAAGTAGTAGTAGAAGCAGGACACATTTATGAGCACATTACAAGCATCCTTCTTCTGTAATTCACAATCGGATGTAGGAGGAGGTGGTATACATTCACCGCCTACATGTCCTTATCAGATTCCTTATTTTTATATGGAAAAGGGAGTATTGTGTAATTAGATCATACAAGTTATGATAGTAGTAGGTCAATGCTTTACCTTTGTCTTGCACAAttcttcttgaaatttcatTTAGAATTTCAGCCACCTGAGAATCATCGAACAAAGAAGCTTTCCTGAGCTGAATTAAATTGGAAACCATTTCTGGGTTGAATGGATTTTCATTCAAAGTATAATGGATGTACTTGCGCAAAATCTCCTCCATGCCAAAACCTGTCTGGATACAAATTAGAGACGGTTGTCAAAATCACTCTCATAAAGATATGAAATGCTACAAGAGCACGCCATAGTCCAATAGaatgaatcttttttttttgttgaaatgatCCCACTTTGCAACTCAGTGATATGCATATATTCACTTCCTTGGTCCAGTAGTGAGATGATAATGTAAGTATGCTGAGTTGTAACTATAAAAAACTAATGCATGTACATGGTGTATCAACAAGAGTAGAAATGTCACCTTTTGCACGAGTTGTTTCAGGGCATCAAGCTTGATTTGTTCGGAGCCATTCTGAAACATTTCGTCTATTGATTTGCATAGCATAGCATTTTTATTGACCTGTTACAAGAAATCAGGACCTCTGAGTCTTAAACCCTAAAACTGTAAATCAATTGAGCAGAAAAAGAAGAGCAAGCAGACCAGTTTCTTGCGTTTATGTCGAGGGGAAGAGAACTTTTTGACGGTCTTGACAACGGCGATGACAAAAGTGAGACTGGCATAATCGAGAGGAAGAGCCAAAATCCAAGGGAGAGAGCTGGTGCCAACTCTGGGTCCAGGAATGGCTTGAGTGACAGAGTCGGTGAACTCCACCAGGTCTAAGGCCTTCTCTTGAATCCAGGGTAGATCCTCTTCCAGCTCTTtaacggcttcttcttcttcagctgcTTTACTGCTTTTGTTAGGGCTTGTCGTCGGCGGCGGAGCATTGGAATTACTCTTCGCCGCCGCCATAGCAGATAACGGCCTGCTAGCTCAAACTCTCACAGCTACAGACATAGGTGTGACTGTGGGATGAAGCAAAGGGAGACATTTGGGTGGGGCGTGAGGGAGCAATTGGGAAGCAAAGGAAGTGGCCAAAGCAGAAGCCATGAGCAACAAGTTTAGTTTACTACTGGTTTAGTTGTCGGAGAGATGGATTTGGGGTATAGGTGTAGCCGTGTAGAAGATAAGAGGGAGAGAGGTCTAGGTTTTGGATCCGATGGATTTGGTGTCGCCGTAGAACAGAGGGCTTGGATCCAATGGATTTGAAGTGTAGGCGGTGATGGttgtaggttttggttttggggagacGCCGTAGGGAGTGTGAGgagattttggttttggttttggcctTTAATTTGAATATGTGTCGAGAGTGAGTGAGCAGGTTTgagttttttgttatttttttggctCTAGTGTTAGGGTTTCAAGCCCAGCCTATATCAATTTTGGACTTCAATATAAGGTTTGGCACCACtaacatggtgggaaacttgacgctcaattttttttagcGTCCCACAATAGTTTTTATCTTAAATGTCTTCTGAACTAGTTCCTAAgtccttatcagacgacagctcTTAACAAAATGacgtttgaaaaaaaaaatcaatcacacaacagataattGTATAGCGtcatctgattcaatttttgtagtagtgattcaAGGGTGtattggtaaaaataaggaggtctacttagcttttcaagaattctaaaaagtaaattagaggtgtactaagtataggaggtccaaatagcaaatttagaggtccaactagaaccacccatgTTTGTAATAACATAAATAGGAGGCATTTAGCTCATTGTAAAAGGTCCCCAACCAACACAACACTGCTTAATTTCAAATACATCTACAACTTTTCTAATATCTTTCCCTCGAGCTAGCGTAGTCAATTCTTTTCGCTTTCTTTATAATATCTTTCATTCTTCCTCTAGCCTAGTTAAATTGTTATCATTGTCTTTACCTTCTGCACTCTATCTTTCATGCAATTTAATTTACTCTTCAATTTAGATTCTTGCTCTTTTACTTTCTGCACTTTACTTTCTGCAACTTatatcaaaaaattaaaaagagaagCAACATCAGTGAAGATGCCTAAAGTCCTTGCAACAAAGGCATTCGAACATAGTGGCTGAGacggttccttcctcggcccatAATCTCTTGAAGAAGTCAGATCAGCTCAAAATTAATCAAAACTTCGCTTGGCTAACAGGTCTCGAGTTGGCATGCCCGCGCAATCCAGAAGGACATTGGACTTCATGTCCCTCGGCCTCTCATTTGGGCCGAGacaattttgaggcaaacaccCACATAGAGATCGAAAACGAGCGAGGGTATAAAAAACTCGAATAATCGCAATCGAACTCTTATGAACAAAATGCATGAATCTTGGTGCCAAGCCAATAGCAAGAATAGGCCGAGGCTCAAATCCAATACAGAACCCAAATGCACTGCCACATCCATGATTGACCTAGGTGCCATATCCAGATTCCAAAATGACACGCATCCAGGGCAGTATCCCACTTCAGAAATACACAACACTCCAATCCATTAACAAATAGGCCACAAAAGAAGCAAAGCTCAGGCAACATTACAGGGATCATCTCCGTCCAATGACATATATGACAGAAACCACCCCAAAAATagccctgaaatccgaggtggccctggcCCACTTTAGGAATAACTTTACCAAAACTTTAGCTAAATTACTCCtgaaaatggactacccaaaaacctatgGAAGACTATATTCACAATTCTAGAAATTTCACAATCAATCTCAACTACTGGAGCTAGCTGCTCCCTATTTTCATAtcaaactccaaaaaaaaaatacagaagtTTGCATCCAACCAAATTACACAATTTATACAATAGACttgttatcagagcaattctaatgcACAAGGTatacaagtaaataaaaattaggTAAATATACAGAAGCTCTGATGTTAACTATGTCTCGAATCCAGGTACGCCCGACCTTAATTAATGTAGtctgaaaactgggcatttaaaactaAAGGGCCCAagaaaaagtattgaaaaacaagTTAACGTAAGTGGACAAATATAAAAATTCAAGTAActgaaatcaaaataaaactttaatacTTTCCACATTTTCCTTTAAAAATCATCCATGCATGCAATTCTTATGAAACACTTTTCTTTAAAACTAAAAATCTCGTAAGAACAATCTAGCCCTGCTGGTTAAGCATAAAAGTATACTATGGGGAAGAAAATGTCACCATACAGTAAAGAGAGTCTCCGAGGCATGAGTCGGAGCCTCCTAGGCTCTAGGCTCACTTGCAACCCACAAAGTATTGTGAGGAAGAGTAATAAGGTAGCTAACAATAAAATACGACAACCCcagtatggtgaagaaaaacatacaaaaaccaaaaatcagtaAAGCTTCCCTAAAATCTCACAACAGACAATAATCGCAAAGAAAAGCACGAATATGATTCCCAACCGTATTCGGCAAAATCTCATAACAATATCAAGCTTGAGAAACATAAAGTAAACCAATATGATTGATAAACTCAATAAGCTTCCCCAGATCAATAAACAATTATGcaaaattaaattataaaaCAAATATCATAAACAAGATCCAaacccaaattcaaacaaaactcAAGGAAATCATCGTTAaagcattcccaatgccaaaactaaAAGCCGATAATTATTAGATAATTATAGTTTCCATCGAAAATCTCTTAGAAAGCTCACAATCGACAAATAAAAATACATTTCAATTCTGAAATTAGCCTCGGAAAACTACTCGTCGAAaattattataaatcataaattgTACTTAAATCTGGAATACTATTCGGAAAACATTTTCATAAAATGCAAGTCATGATTGAAATCccaaatataaaacaaaaaccTTAAGTCATGACTAAAGTCCCAATTTCAAATCCGAGCAGAGAAATTTCATCAAGGAAATTCTTATTCCGAAATCCAATCCAACATTCTCAATATCCTTTCCAAAAGTATAGTGAAATTCATATTTGaaaatcatgaagaaaatcTATAAACCATATCCGAAATTAAATTCAATAAGTGAAGAAGATTAATAAAAGCATtcattttaaaataataattgcatgcatataatttaaaacaaaagtccactcatagtACAACTTAGGCTGTCACAGGTAATGAATTCCTCGTCAAGAAAATGCTCGATACGTCATCCTGTACACAAAAGTATATCTTAAACAACCGAATGGAAGGTCCGAAATAAATTCACGATAATCAAACCGAAAACTTAATATTGTCGACCCCCGAAACCTAAAAGTTCCAAAACTCATCGGA
This portion of the Rosa chinensis cultivar Old Blush chromosome 1, RchiOBHm-V2, whole genome shotgun sequence genome encodes:
- the LOC112198740 gene encoding uncharacterized protein LOC112198740, translated to MAAAKSNSNAPPPTTSPNKSSKAAEEEEAVKELEEDLPWIQEKALDLVEFTDSVTQAIPGPRVGTSSLPWILALPLDYASLTFVIAVVKTVKKFSSPRHKRKKLVNKNAMLCKSIDEMFQNGSEQIKLDALKQLVQKTGFGMEEILRKYIHYTLNENPFNPEMVSNLIQLRKASLFDDSQVAEILNEISRRIVQDKGPIVMDMAGYTERGFKRKLVVQALFGKVFYLSEKLP